A part of Populus alba chromosome 8, ASM523922v2, whole genome shotgun sequence genomic DNA contains:
- the LOC118055925 gene encoding probable serine/threonine-protein kinase WNK9 isoform X3: MNGLTSLGADYLEFVEVDPTGRYRRYNEILGKGASKTVYKAFDEYEGIEVAWNQVRLCDSLQRPEDLERLYCEIHLLKTLNHENIMKFYTSWVDTANWNINFVTEMFTSGTLRQYRLKHRRVNIRAVKHWCRQILKGLLYLHSHEPPVIHRDLKCDNIFVNGNQGEVKIGDLGLAAILKKSYAAHCVEFMAPEVYGEEYNELVDIYSFGMCVLEMVTYDYPYSECNHAGQIYKKVVSGKKPDSLYKVKDPDVRQFVEKCLATVSTRLSARELLNDPFLQIDDCGFDLRPKDYYQGDLNGAGPLVTQPLYGIHCSNSSLTNGYTDYLGYDLENEIEYHQLELETSPIDLFICQEDEHLGNVDIAIKGRWRQDDDIFLRLRVADKEGHIRNIYFPFDIETDTAFSVAIEMFDELGITDQDVLKIADMIDGEISALVPEWKRGLGIEQSPQCTDASFCQNCASHGNLQDYFSSNSSGTRNLEVLPCSKHGCAAVHGRFEEITYQVKGPEQSTSTDCAPVSPSQSTSINCTDIWAQRDAPNSQGSREIHCGQGHSTTNHTIFEEQERIVNMDTLGESNARKSTCESPSAFSTTHWDDHENEIRQELRWLKAKYQMQLRELKDQQLGVKSKPSSLSPNSDNMEHQKGNVPSLPSMLPKEKTGNNEAALKFLSSAKNFTSCFPTDADKRCADSANKEVQNCEEINKAFIPEQIITAKNFYAGALLPHSLHRATSLPVDAVDV; the protein is encoded by the exons ATGAATGGCCTTACAAGTCTTGGAGCAGATTACTTGGAGTTTGTTGAAGTTGATCCTACTGGCAGATATAGAAGA TATAATGAAATTCTTGGCAAAGGAGCTTCAAAGACTGT TTATAAAGCCTTTGATGAGTATGAAGGAATTGAGGTAGCTTGGAATCAGGTGAGGCTTTGTGATTCCCTCCAGAGACCTGAAGATCTTGAGAGGCTTTACTGTGAAATTCACCTACTCAAGACCTTAAACCATGAAAACATCATGAAATTTTATACTTCTTGGGTTGATACTGCTAACTGGAACATCAACTTTGTCACTGAGATGTTCACCTCTGGTACTCTAAGACA GTATAGGCTAAAACACAGGAGAGTAAATATTAGAGCCGTCAAGCACTGGTGTAGGCAGATACTGAAGGGACTTCTCTATCTACACAGCCATGAGCCCCCTGTTATCCACAGAGATCTCAAGTGTGACAACATTTTTGTTAATGGTAACCAAGGAGAAGTCAAAATTGGTGATCTTGGCCTTGCTGCAATTCTTAAGAAATCCTACGCTGCTCACTGTGTTG AATTCATGGCTCCAGAGGTGTACGGGGAGGAGTATAATGAATTAGTTGACATCTATTCTTTTGGGATGTGTGTCTTGGAGATGGTCACCTATGATTATCCATACAGTGAATGCAACCACGCTGGTCAGATTTACAAGAAAGTCGTATCT GGGAAAAAACCTGATTCCTTGTACAAAGTAAAAGATCCTGATGTGCGGCAATTTGTTGAGAAATGTCTAGCAACTGTGTCCACTAGGCTCTCAGCCAGAGAGCTTTTAAATGACCCTTTTCTTCAAATTGATGATTGTGGATTTGATTTGAGACCAAAAGATTATTACCAAGGAGATTTGAATGGAGCAGGTCCTCTTGTGACACAACCTCTCTATGGAATTCATTGCAGCAACAGCTCTTTGACCAATGGTTACACTGATTATCTGGGTTATGATCTTGAGAATGAAATAGAATACCATCAACTTGAGCTTGAGACAAGCCCAATTGATCTTTTCATCTGTCAAGAGGATGAACATTTGGGAAATGTTGACATTGCAATTAAAGGGAGGTGGAGACAGGATGATGACATCTTCTTAAGGCTCAGGGTTGCAGATAAGGAAG GCCACATACGAAACATCTACTTTCCATTTGACATTGAGACTGATACTGCATTTAGTGTCGCGATTGAAATGTTCGATGAGCTTGGTATTACAGACCAAGATGTTTTGAAGATAGCAGACATGATCGATGGTGAAATCTCAGCCTTGGTACCGGAATGGAAGAGGGGGCTGGGAATAGAGCAAAGTCCACAGTGCACAGATGCAAGTTTTTGTCAGAATTGTGCTTCACATGGTAACCTACAggattatttttcatcaaacagTTCAGGCACCAGGAACCTGGAAGTCCTTCCGTGTTCTAAACACGGATGTGCTGCTGTGCATGGGCGTTTCGAGGAAATCACATATCAAGTCAAAGGCCCTGAGCAAAGTACTAGCACTGATTGTGCCCCTGTTTCACCAAGCCAATCTACAAGCATCAATTGTACTGACATTTGGGCTCAGCGAGATGCACCCAATTCACAAGGATCTAGAGAGATTCATTGTGGTCAGGGTCACAGCACGACAAACCATACAATCTTTGAGGAGCAAGAAAGAATCGTAAACATGGACACTCTTGGAGAATCCAACGCAAGAAAATCTACCTGCGAGAGTCCTTCAGCATTTAGCACCACTCACTGGGATGATCATGAGAACGAAATTAGGCAAGAATTAAGATGGCTAAAAGCCAAGTATCAGATGCAGTTAAGGGAGCTCAAAGACCAACAGTTGGGAGTCAAATCAAAACCTTCAAGCCTGAGTCCTAATTCAGATAACATGGAGCACCAGAAAGGTAACGTGCCTTCTCTGCCTTCGATGTTGCCTAAAGAAAAGACAGGAAACAATGAAGCTGCCCTGAAGTTTCTTTCCTCTGCCAAGAATTTTACTTCTTGTTTCCCTACGGATGCTGATAAAAGATGTGCTGACTCAGCAAATAAAGAGGTCCAAAATTGTGAGGAAATCAACAAGGCATTCATCCCCGAGCAAATAATCACGGCTAAGAACTTCTATGCAGGAGCTTTGCTTCCACATTCCCTTCACAGGGCAACTTCCCTTCCTGTTGATGCTGTAGACgtctaa
- the LOC118055925 gene encoding probable serine/threonine-protein kinase WNK9 isoform X2, whose product MNGLTSLGADYLEFVEVDPTGRYRRYNEILGKGASKTVYKAFDEYEGIEVAWNQVRLCDSLQRPEDLERLYCEIHLLKTLNHENIMKFYTSWVDTANWNINFVTEMFTSGTLRQYRLKHRRVNIRAVKHWCRQILKGLLYLHSHEPPVIHRDLKCDNIFVNGNQGEVKIGDLGLAAILKKSYAAHCVGTPEFMAPEVYGEEYNELVDIYSFGMCVLEMVTYDYPYSECNHAGQIYKKVVSGKKPDSLYKVKDPDVRQFVEKCLATVSTRLSARELLNDPFLQIDDCGFDLRPKDYYQGDLNGAGPLVTQPLYGIHCSNSSLTNGYTDYLGYDLENEIEYHQLELETSPIDLFICQEDEHLGNVDIAIKGRWRQDDDIFLRLRVADKEGHIRNIYFPFDIETDTAFSVAIEMFDELGITDQDVLKIADMIDGEISALVPEWKRGLGIEQSPQCTDASFCQNCASHGNLQDYFSSNSSGTRNLEVLPCSKHGCAAVHGRFEEITYQVKGPEQSTSTDCAPVSPSQSTSINCTDIWAQRDAPNSQGSREIHCGQGHSTTNHTIFEEQERIVNMDTLGESNARKSTCESPSAFSTTHWDDHENEIRQELRWLKAKYQMQLRELKDQQLGVKSKPSSLSPNSDNMEHQKGNVPSLPSMLPKEKTGNNEAALKFLSSAKNFTSCFPTDADKRCADSANKEVQNCEEINKAFIPEQIITAKNFYAGALLPHSLHRATSLPVDAVDV is encoded by the exons ATGAATGGCCTTACAAGTCTTGGAGCAGATTACTTGGAGTTTGTTGAAGTTGATCCTACTGGCAGATATAGAAGA TATAATGAAATTCTTGGCAAAGGAGCTTCAAAGACTGT TTATAAAGCCTTTGATGAGTATGAAGGAATTGAGGTAGCTTGGAATCAGGTGAGGCTTTGTGATTCCCTCCAGAGACCTGAAGATCTTGAGAGGCTTTACTGTGAAATTCACCTACTCAAGACCTTAAACCATGAAAACATCATGAAATTTTATACTTCTTGGGTTGATACTGCTAACTGGAACATCAACTTTGTCACTGAGATGTTCACCTCTGGTACTCTAAGACA GTATAGGCTAAAACACAGGAGAGTAAATATTAGAGCCGTCAAGCACTGGTGTAGGCAGATACTGAAGGGACTTCTCTATCTACACAGCCATGAGCCCCCTGTTATCCACAGAGATCTCAAGTGTGACAACATTTTTGTTAATGGTAACCAAGGAGAAGTCAAAATTGGTGATCTTGGCCTTGCTGCAATTCTTAAGAAATCCTACGCTGCTCACTGTGTTG GAACACCAGAATTCATGGCTCCAGAGGTGTACGGGGAGGAGTATAATGAATTAGTTGACATCTATTCTTTTGGGATGTGTGTCTTGGAGATGGTCACCTATGATTATCCATACAGTGAATGCAACCACGCTGGTCAGATTTACAAGAAAGTCGTATCT GGGAAAAAACCTGATTCCTTGTACAAAGTAAAAGATCCTGATGTGCGGCAATTTGTTGAGAAATGTCTAGCAACTGTGTCCACTAGGCTCTCAGCCAGAGAGCTTTTAAATGACCCTTTTCTTCAAATTGATGATTGTGGATTTGATTTGAGACCAAAAGATTATTACCAAGGAGATTTGAATGGAGCAGGTCCTCTTGTGACACAACCTCTCTATGGAATTCATTGCAGCAACAGCTCTTTGACCAATGGTTACACTGATTATCTGGGTTATGATCTTGAGAATGAAATAGAATACCATCAACTTGAGCTTGAGACAAGCCCAATTGATCTTTTCATCTGTCAAGAGGATGAACATTTGGGAAATGTTGACATTGCAATTAAAGGGAGGTGGAGACAGGATGATGACATCTTCTTAAGGCTCAGGGTTGCAGATAAGGAAG GCCACATACGAAACATCTACTTTCCATTTGACATTGAGACTGATACTGCATTTAGTGTCGCGATTGAAATGTTCGATGAGCTTGGTATTACAGACCAAGATGTTTTGAAGATAGCAGACATGATCGATGGTGAAATCTCAGCCTTGGTACCGGAATGGAAGAGGGGGCTGGGAATAGAGCAAAGTCCACAGTGCACAGATGCAAGTTTTTGTCAGAATTGTGCTTCACATGGTAACCTACAggattatttttcatcaaacagTTCAGGCACCAGGAACCTGGAAGTCCTTCCGTGTTCTAAACACGGATGTGCTGCTGTGCATGGGCGTTTCGAGGAAATCACATATCAAGTCAAAGGCCCTGAGCAAAGTACTAGCACTGATTGTGCCCCTGTTTCACCAAGCCAATCTACAAGCATCAATTGTACTGACATTTGGGCTCAGCGAGATGCACCCAATTCACAAGGATCTAGAGAGATTCATTGTGGTCAGGGTCACAGCACGACAAACCATACAATCTTTGAGGAGCAAGAAAGAATCGTAAACATGGACACTCTTGGAGAATCCAACGCAAGAAAATCTACCTGCGAGAGTCCTTCAGCATTTAGCACCACTCACTGGGATGATCATGAGAACGAAATTAGGCAAGAATTAAGATGGCTAAAAGCCAAGTATCAGATGCAGTTAAGGGAGCTCAAAGACCAACAGTTGGGAGTCAAATCAAAACCTTCAAGCCTGAGTCCTAATTCAGATAACATGGAGCACCAGAAAGGTAACGTGCCTTCTCTGCCTTCGATGTTGCCTAAAGAAAAGACAGGAAACAATGAAGCTGCCCTGAAGTTTCTTTCCTCTGCCAAGAATTTTACTTCTTGTTTCCCTACGGATGCTGATAAAAGATGTGCTGACTCAGCAAATAAAGAGGTCCAAAATTGTGAGGAAATCAACAAGGCATTCATCCCCGAGCAAATAATCACGGCTAAGAACTTCTATGCAGGAGCTTTGCTTCCACATTCCCTTCACAGGGCAACTTCCCTTCCTGTTGATGCTGTAGACgtctaa
- the LOC118055925 gene encoding probable serine/threonine-protein kinase WNK9 isoform X1 — MKFYTSWVDTANWNINFVTEMFTSGTLRQYRLKHRRVNIRAVKHWCRQILKGLLYLHSHEPPVIHRDLKCDNIFVNGNQGEVKIGDLGLAAILKKSYAAHCVGTPEFMAPEVYGEEYNELVDIYSFGMCVLEMVTYDYPYSECNHAGQIYKKVVSGKKPDSLYKVKDPDVRQFVEKCLATVSTRLSARELLNDPFLQIDDCGFDLRPKDYYQGDLNGAGPLVTQPLYGIHCSNSSLTNGYTDYLGYDLENEIEYHQLELETSPIDLFICQEDEHLGNVDIAIKGRWRQDDDIFLRLRVADKEGHIRNIYFPFDIETDTAFSVAIEMFDELGITDQDVLKIADMIDGEISALVPEWKRGLGIEQSPQCTDASFCQNCASHGNLQDYFSSNSSGTRNLEVLPCSKHGCAAVHGRFEEITYQVKGPEQSTSTDCAPVSPSQSTSINCTDIWAQRDAPNSQGSREIHCGQGHSTTNHTIFEEQERIVNMDTLGESNARKSTCESPSAFSTTHWDDHENEIRQELRWLKAKYQMQLRELKDQQLGVKSKPSSLSPNSDNMEHQKGNVPSLPSMLPKEKTGNNEAALKFLSSAKNFTSCFPTDADKRCADSANKEVQNCEEINKAFIPEQIITAKNFYAGALLPHSLHRATSLPVDAVDV, encoded by the exons ATGAAATTTTATACTTCTTGGGTTGATACTGCTAACTGGAACATCAACTTTGTCACTGAGATGTTCACCTCTGGTACTCTAAGACA GTATAGGCTAAAACACAGGAGAGTAAATATTAGAGCCGTCAAGCACTGGTGTAGGCAGATACTGAAGGGACTTCTCTATCTACACAGCCATGAGCCCCCTGTTATCCACAGAGATCTCAAGTGTGACAACATTTTTGTTAATGGTAACCAAGGAGAAGTCAAAATTGGTGATCTTGGCCTTGCTGCAATTCTTAAGAAATCCTACGCTGCTCACTGTGTTG GAACACCAGAATTCATGGCTCCAGAGGTGTACGGGGAGGAGTATAATGAATTAGTTGACATCTATTCTTTTGGGATGTGTGTCTTGGAGATGGTCACCTATGATTATCCATACAGTGAATGCAACCACGCTGGTCAGATTTACAAGAAAGTCGTATCT GGGAAAAAACCTGATTCCTTGTACAAAGTAAAAGATCCTGATGTGCGGCAATTTGTTGAGAAATGTCTAGCAACTGTGTCCACTAGGCTCTCAGCCAGAGAGCTTTTAAATGACCCTTTTCTTCAAATTGATGATTGTGGATTTGATTTGAGACCAAAAGATTATTACCAAGGAGATTTGAATGGAGCAGGTCCTCTTGTGACACAACCTCTCTATGGAATTCATTGCAGCAACAGCTCTTTGACCAATGGTTACACTGATTATCTGGGTTATGATCTTGAGAATGAAATAGAATACCATCAACTTGAGCTTGAGACAAGCCCAATTGATCTTTTCATCTGTCAAGAGGATGAACATTTGGGAAATGTTGACATTGCAATTAAAGGGAGGTGGAGACAGGATGATGACATCTTCTTAAGGCTCAGGGTTGCAGATAAGGAAG GCCACATACGAAACATCTACTTTCCATTTGACATTGAGACTGATACTGCATTTAGTGTCGCGATTGAAATGTTCGATGAGCTTGGTATTACAGACCAAGATGTTTTGAAGATAGCAGACATGATCGATGGTGAAATCTCAGCCTTGGTACCGGAATGGAAGAGGGGGCTGGGAATAGAGCAAAGTCCACAGTGCACAGATGCAAGTTTTTGTCAGAATTGTGCTTCACATGGTAACCTACAggattatttttcatcaaacagTTCAGGCACCAGGAACCTGGAAGTCCTTCCGTGTTCTAAACACGGATGTGCTGCTGTGCATGGGCGTTTCGAGGAAATCACATATCAAGTCAAAGGCCCTGAGCAAAGTACTAGCACTGATTGTGCCCCTGTTTCACCAAGCCAATCTACAAGCATCAATTGTACTGACATTTGGGCTCAGCGAGATGCACCCAATTCACAAGGATCTAGAGAGATTCATTGTGGTCAGGGTCACAGCACGACAAACCATACAATCTTTGAGGAGCAAGAAAGAATCGTAAACATGGACACTCTTGGAGAATCCAACGCAAGAAAATCTACCTGCGAGAGTCCTTCAGCATTTAGCACCACTCACTGGGATGATCATGAGAACGAAATTAGGCAAGAATTAAGATGGCTAAAAGCCAAGTATCAGATGCAGTTAAGGGAGCTCAAAGACCAACAGTTGGGAGTCAAATCAAAACCTTCAAGCCTGAGTCCTAATTCAGATAACATGGAGCACCAGAAAGGTAACGTGCCTTCTCTGCCTTCGATGTTGCCTAAAGAAAAGACAGGAAACAATGAAGCTGCCCTGAAGTTTCTTTCCTCTGCCAAGAATTTTACTTCTTGTTTCCCTACGGATGCTGATAAAAGATGTGCTGACTCAGCAAATAAAGAGGTCCAAAATTGTGAGGAAATCAACAAGGCATTCATCCCCGAGCAAATAATCACGGCTAAGAACTTCTATGCAGGAGCTTTGCTTCCACATTCCCTTCACAGGGCAACTTCCCTTCCTGTTGATGCTGTAGACgtctaa
- the LOC118055958 gene encoding FLUCTUATING-LIGHT-ACCLIMATION protein 1, chloroplastic-like isoform X2: MVQVGLTGTAFSLQNELNEISSTVNTSTARGWHRILTKTVLALLRYPEYMISGFSSVEKYSTTGVLLMRFKQLSSEENEKCDAGSLFNFNNVNIQREGVPGKKLRSCDNPGGC; this comes from the exons ATGGTTCAG GTGGGTCTAACGGGCACGGCTTTTTCACTTCAAAACGAGCTCAATGAAATTTCCAGCACTGTAAACACTTCTACAGCGAGGGGATGGCACCGCATACTGACAA AAACAGTGTTGGCCCTTCTACGATATCCAGAATACATGATCTCTGGCTTTTCATCG GTAGAAAAGTATAGTACCACTGGAGTATTGCTAATGAGGTTCAAGCAGCTCTCGAGTGAAGAAAACGAGAAGTGTGATGCAGGATCACTGTTTAATTTCAACAACGTCAATATACAAAGAGAAGGCGTTCCTGGAAAAAAATTACGCAGTT GTGACAATCCTGGTGGCTGCTAA
- the LOC118055958 gene encoding FLUCTUATING-LIGHT-ACCLIMATION protein 1, chloroplastic-like isoform X1, producing MVQVGLTGTAFSLQNELNEISSTVNTSTARGWHRILTKTVLALLRYPEYMISGFSSVEKYSTTGVLLMRFKQLSSEENEKCDAGSLFNFNNVNIQREGVPGKKLRSCKFICFKYFL from the exons ATGGTTCAG GTGGGTCTAACGGGCACGGCTTTTTCACTTCAAAACGAGCTCAATGAAATTTCCAGCACTGTAAACACTTCTACAGCGAGGGGATGGCACCGCATACTGACAA AAACAGTGTTGGCCCTTCTACGATATCCAGAATACATGATCTCTGGCTTTTCATCG GTAGAAAAGTATAGTACCACTGGAGTATTGCTAATGAGGTTCAAGCAGCTCTCGAGTGAAGAAAACGAGAAGTGTGATGCAGGATCACTGTTTAATTTCAACAACGTCAATATACAAAGAGAAGGCGTTCCTGGAAAAAAATTACGCAGTTGTAAGTTCATCTGTTTTAAGTACTTCCTTTGA
- the LOC118055968 gene encoding small ribosomal subunit protein eS24z, translated as MADKAVTIRTRKFMTNRLLSRKQFIIDVLHPGRANVSKAELKEKLASLYEVKDMNSIFVFKFRTHFGGGKSTGFGLIYDSVESAKKYEPKYRLIRNGLATKVEKSRKQLKERKNRAKKVRGVKKTKAGDAAKKK; from the exons ATGGCAGACAAGGCTGTCACAATTAGAACAAGAAAGTTTATGACAAACAGGCTTCTTTCTAGGAAGCAGTTT ATCATTGACGTCTTGCATCCTGGGAGAGCTAATGTCTCTAAG GCTGAATTGAAAGAGAAGTTGGCAAGCTTATATGAAGTGAAAGACATGAATTCGATTTTTGTGTTCAAGTTCCGTACTCATTTTGGAGGTGGGAAATCAACTGGATTTGGGCTGATTTATGACTCTGTTGAGAGCGCCAAGAAGTACGAACCCAAGTATAGGCTAATCAGG AATGGACTAGCCACCAAGGTGGAAAAATCAAGGAAGCAACTTAAGGAAAGGAAGAATAGGGCCAAGAAAGTTCGAGGTGTAAAAAAG ACTAAGGCTGGAGATGCTGCAAAGAAGAAGTGA